The sequence below is a genomic window from uncultured Stenotrophomonas sp..
TTTTGCGCGGCGACTACTACATTGCGAAGTGGCGCAACTTGACACTGAAAGAACGCAAAGAACTTGACGGCACGATGAGCGGCGACATGCGCGAAGGGCCGGTAACGATCCGACTACGCGAACTGCAACCTAACACCCGTTAGACCGCCGATATGCCGCCTAACACCCAACGAAGCTGCAAACACCCCCAATCGCTGCCTCGGCATAGCCACTGAAAAATAGTCCACGGTTTTCCACGACCGTGGACTGGTGCGTACATAGAGTGCGTACCCATGGCGGAATCAGTGGCCCAGCAACGACTCAACAACTACCTGGCAGCGGAGGCGCGGATCCTCACTGCCGGCCTGAGCTGGCGGCTGGATATTCGCCAGCGTCAGGAAGCCGAGCTGGCCGACATCCGCAAGGGCATCCGCGAGTGCCAGATGCTGGTGGATGCCGAGCAGGGCCGCCATAGCAATCGCAGCAGCCTGCGCAGCACGACGATGGTGCCGCGATGAGCAAGCCCGGTGCCGTGCGCATGAACCTGATCGACCGCGGCATCGCGGTGTTCTCGCCGAAAATGGCGAGCAAGCGCATGTTTGCCCGCTCGATTCTGTCGCTGTACGAAGGCGGACGCAGCACCAAGTTCCGCCGCAAGAGCCGCGAAAACAGCAGCAGCGAGCGGCTGGTGGTGCGCGATGCGGCCACCGTTCGCGCCACCGTTCGCGACCTCGAGCGCAACTACGACCTGGTCGATGGCGCCCTCACCACGCTGGTGCGCAATATCGTTGGCCACAACGGCATCATGATCGAGCCGACGCCGCGCAAGAGCGGCGAGGGTGCTGCATACGACAGCATCGATGACGACTTCGCCCGCACCCTGCTCGATGAATTCCGGCTGTGGGCGAAGCGGCCGGAAGTCACCCGCTCCCTGAGCTGGGCCGAGTGCCAGGAGTTGGCCTGCCGCAGTTGGCTGCGCGATGGTGAGCAGTTCACGCAGCTGGTGGAGGGCGTTGTGCCGGGCCTGCGCCACGGCAGTGCCGTGCCGCTGTCGCTGGAGCTGCTCGAGGCCGACGTGGTGCCGCTGGACTATGAAGACAGCAGCAAGCGAATCAGTGCCGGCATCGAGCGCAACGCCTGGGGCCAGCCGCTCAACTACTGGGTCTACAAAGAGCACCCCGGCAACGGCGGATGGAGCAGCGAAGGCGCGTTGAAAGCCGTGCCTGCAGAGCGCTTCCTGCACCTGTCCGTGCGCAAGCGCCTCAGCGGCTTGCGCGGCATCTCGCTGCTGGCCAGCGCTATCGATCGCCTGCTCGACATCAAGGATTACGAAGGCGCCGAGCGCATCGCCGCGCGGCTGGCCTCGCGCATCCTCGGCTACGTCAAGCGCGACAAGGACATGGTGTGGGTTCCGCCAGAAGGTGTCGACCCAGCCTCGCCGGATACGCGCGATTTCCATCTCGACCCCGGCCAGATGTTTGCCGATCTGTTGCCCGGCGAAGAGCTGGCCATCGCCAACCCTAACCGACCGAACAGCCTGTTGGGCGAGTTCGTGATGAGCATGATGCGCTCGGCCAGCCGCGCGTTTGGCCTGAGCTATTCGTCGATGTCCGGCAACTACGACGGCACCTACAGCGCGCAGCGGCAGGAGCTGGTGGAGGCCTATGACGGCTACCGCATGATGACCGGCAAGTTCGTCGCCGGCTTCGTGCAGCCCATCTGGGAACGCTTCGTCCAGTTCGCCATCGCAAGCGGCCGCGTCAAAGTGCCTGCGCATATCCGCCCGGAGACAGTGGCCCAGGCCACGTTCCGCGGCCCGAAGATGCCGTGGATCGACCCCATCAAGGAAGCCAACGCCATCAAGGCGCTGGCCCGTGGCGGCATCCAGTCCGTCACCGAATCGCTGGGCGAGCGCGGCATGCGCCTGCAGGACTCCGTCGAGCTGTTCGCCCGTGAGCGCCACCTGTTCGACGAGATGGGCCTGGTCTTCGATACCGACCCGCGCCACGTCACCGCATCCGGTGCCGCGCAAACCAGCGACACCCCCGACCCCGCCGAAAGCCAGGGCCGCTCGCGTGCAGCGCGCAGCCGGCAGGCCCGCGGCAACCCCACAACCGGAGACAACGCATGAAGCCCACCCTGTTGGCTGCTGCGGTAATGGACTCGCTCGCCATGGTTCCGCAGGCCTCGCCGCGTGGCACCACCGAGCGCCCGCATATCGAGCCGCTCATGCGGCTGCAGCCGGTGGCCGGCGTCGATGACGCCTACGAGCTGCTGATCT
It includes:
- a CDS encoding Phage portal protein, lambda family, with the translated sequence MSKPGAVRMNLIDRGIAVFSPKMASKRMFARSILSLYEGGRSTKFRRKSRENSSSERLVVRDAATVRATVRDLERNYDLVDGALTTLVRNIVGHNGIMIEPTPRKSGEGAAYDSIDDDFARTLLDEFRLWAKRPEVTRSLSWAECQELACRSWLRDGEQFTQLVEGVVPGLRHGSAVPLSLELLEADVVPLDYEDSSKRISAGIERNAWGQPLNYWVYKEHPGNGGWSSEGALKAVPAERFLHLSVRKRLSGLRGISLLASAIDRLLDIKDYEGAERIAARLASRILGYVKRDKDMVWVPPEGVDPASPDTRDFHLDPGQMFADLLPGEELAIANPNRPNSLLGEFVMSMMRSASRAFGLSYSSMSGNYDGTYSAQRQELVEAYDGYRMMTGKFVAGFVQPIWERFVQFAIASGRVKVPAHIRPETVAQATFRGPKMPWIDPIKEANAIKALARGGIQSVTESLGERGMRLQDSVELFARERHLFDEMGLVFDTDPRHVTASGAAQTSDTPDPAESQGRSRAARSRQARGNPTTGDNA
- a CDS encoding conserved hypothetical protein (Evidence 4 : Homologs of previously reported genes of unknown function), whose translation is MAESVAQQRLNNYLAAEARILTAGLSWRLDIRQRQEAELADIRKGIRECQMLVDAEQGRHSNRSSLRSTTMVPR
- a CDS encoding conserved hypothetical protein (Evidence 4 : Homologs of previously reported genes of unknown function) encodes the protein MEIVFDQKGTFRALEAARQWCRDNGISYGSSCAMSPTGLLRGDYYIAKWRNLTLKERKELDGTMSGDMREGPVTIRLRELQPNTR